The window TGCAGGAACAAAAGACAGAGAAGAATCCCAAAATATCTTGGAAAAAGCTGCTATCACTGCATTGAATGCACCTTAGCTAACTCCCTGGCCGCATTGATAAGGAAGTGACATCTGCACAGTATTATTGCATCCTTACAACCACCCCAGAAAACTTCTAAAgggggttgatgggacaagtatcagcataAACCATCAACTATCCACGTGTAGGGTAGAGATGAAGGAAGATATGTAGTATAAATAAGGGTAGAGACCCCAAGGATCGGAGAGCGAAAAATGAGAAgagaaagcactgtagcaatctcaACAACTCCTGTAACCATTATTATCCAATATATACCGGAACAGAGCTTCTCGGATTGTGTCGAGAACAAACTCTCTTGTACAAACTTGATTCGTTTCTGTTTGATTGTCTTGGAAACTCATTATAACTGTTATCCCATTCACTAAAacctagttcttctacccacactctacaaatttattgtactgggttcACTGGGCCAGtatcccatacattttgggtttgggttgaaaatcgtgtccctacaattggcgccgtctgtgaggAGAGCTTGTGCGTTGGTGAATGCAATGGTTAACCATGGTGGGATCAAGCTCCTATCAGCAAGAGTCCCTCGAAAAGACCAttttggcgatagtgcatgccACACGAAAGCTTTCTCATTATTTCCAAGAACACACAATTATTGTCATAACTTAGCTCCCGCTTAGGTCTGCACTTTGAAGTAATGATTACGCggggaggattgctaaatggggcgcAATTCTAGGGGTTTCTGACGTCAAGTATATGCCCCGTACACTTGTCAAGGGGCTAGTTCTCGCGGGTCTAGTAGCCCAGTACACTGAATTCCCATTGGAGAAAGAAGCCGAGAGTCAAAGCATGGATGgagaagcggttaaacagaaccttagctatgtcgggtcctcggaccttctgctttggggaaattaacacgcactgaaGCTactaagaagaaccttagctatgtcagATCCCCTCGGATCTCCTGTTAAGCGTTATatagagccttagctatgtcgggtccctcagacctcctgctaagaaaaGCCTTAGCTACGTCAGGTCCCttagacctcctgctaagaagaaccttagctatgtcggatcccctcggatctcttgctaagcgttatacagagccttagctatgtcgggtccctcagacttcctgctaagaagagcctTAGTTATGTCGAATCCCCTCGAATCTCCTATTAAGCGTtatacagagccttagctatgtcgggtccctcagacctcctgctaagaagaaccttaactatgtcgggtccctcagacctcttgctaagaagaaccttagttatgtcggatcccctcggatctcctgctaagcgttatacggagccttagctatgtcgagtccctcagacctcctgctaagaaaaGCCTTAACTACGTCGGGTCCCTTAGACCTtctgctaagaagaaccttagctatgtcggatccTTTCGGATCTCCTACTAAGCGTTATAcggaaccttagctatgtcgggtccctcagacctcctgctaagaagagccttagctacgtcgggtccctcagacctcctgctaagaagaaccttagctatgtcggatcccctcgGATCTCTTGCTAAGCGTTATATGGAACCTTAgatatgtcgggtccctcagacctcctgctaagaagaaccataactatgtcggatcccctcggatctcctgctaagTGTTAAgcaaaaccttagctatgcatgagtcctcgaaccacatactttgggaaaattaacacacaTGGCATCTTTCTATAAGTGTCAAGACAGACTCAAAATTATAACCAACTCCTCAGATTGGTAGCTCTGAAAGGAGCAATTTACAGTACAAATATGGGGCGCGTGAAACGGCACTCCCTCGGGTGTAAATCAAAGGATCAAAGCAGAATTAACTCTTAAGAATTTAAAACCCCACCTTTTTCCTCGGATGAGAGGAAAAAactggagttttgaggggctattgtggggtcatgggcccagatcatacaattgggttttgggcctaaggcccaagccgaggataAGGGGCTGTCCGAGGATGGGTAAGTATAGCCAAGGAAATCCATGCTAGTGGATAAGGAAGACAATATTGAACATAATGGCCTAGGAGTTTGTGCCGAGGATGAATTTGTCCTCGACTAGCCAAGGCAGAGGTCCGTAAAGGATGCCTGCCATCTAGAGGTGCGATCCATGAAATTCTGGAAATATGGATAAGCATTGCAGGAacaaaagatagagaagaatcCCAAAATATCATGGGAAAAGTTGCtatcaccgcattgaatgcaccccAGCTAACTCTTTGGctgcattgatgaggaagtgactTCTGCACAGTATTATTGCATCCTTACAACCATCCGAAAAGACTTCTAGAGGgggttgatgggacaaatatcagtaTAAACTATCAACTATCCACGTGTAGGGTAGAGATGAAGGAAGATATGTAGTATAAATAAGGGTAGAGACCCCAAGGAtcggagagagaaaaaggagaagagaaagcactgtagcaatctcaATAACTCCTGTAACCATTATTATCCAATATATACCGGAACAAAACTTCTCGGATTGTGCCGAGAACAAACTCTCTTGTACAAACTTGGTTCGTTTCTGTTTGATTGTCTTGGAAACTCATTATAACTGTTATCCCATTCACTAAAgcctagttcttctacccattctctataaatttattgtattgggttcacTGGGCCAGTATCccttacattttgggcttgggttgaaaatcgtgtccctacaaggATCATAAACTtagtaaaaacatataaaaacagtAAAATTACTCGAAGAGTGAAAAATTCTATGAAACACAAACACTTCATTTCCATGTCGAACACTTGATACTCATGGAACACTTCTGCATGCATGTCTCGGTCatgttatttaatatatatatatatatatatatatatatatattttagaacatAGTTGGGACATGAAAATAAGAGATATTAAATACcattttacaaaacaaataGTGCATTTATGCTCAGAATAATAATAGtgcatttgaaaattaataaatatttttatttttgatttgtattctaatttctaagCATCGTTTAATAGTCATGGATCtcctttattatttattactagcatgtaacccatgcaaatatataaatacatttaaaattaaaatattttatcaaaatttttaaggtaaaatgttttatgactttttataaaggattttaTAGTtaacggaaaatattttacaagtttgaCCATATTTTACATACAAACAAGCACATGAAATGGGAAAACatttttcggaaaatattttacttcaaaataaaaggagctcctcatatataaaaagaaaagattcaaAGTTTTTGAGGTCGGATCGAAATCGAATAAAGGTTAAACCTtaatgacatcataattaatttaacaattatttaaaatataaataaatatttttggttagtacaaatagaaaaattaactaaaatagtccaattatatatctttatatttttcatatcaaaattttgacaaGGCAAACAAGAAATATTAAATCTCAAGCAAACAcaaatatatctttatatttttatgttgaaAGTATATAAGTTGTAGAGAGTTTCAACGTTAACGAGTGAGTTACAAGTTGTGGAGAACACCTGGCAgatagttataacttataagttgATTTTTGATTACGCggatcaataaaaaaaatctttattcaCACGGATCGTAGTAAAAAATCAACGGACACGAATGGTTTTAAATCATCCAACGGTTTATATGAATTTGCCGCTACCCGCTTTAAATTCCCGCCTCACAGAGACTCAACTCAGGCTCATACTCTGTTTCTTCATTCATTTCCCTCTGAAATTCCCAATTTCGAAAGCAGAAAAAAACCTACCCACATTCACACTCATGGCGATTCCCGAAGCAAAAAAGCTTTGCGAATTGGTGAAAAGTCGTGCCATTAACCTTTCTGAATTTCTCCTTCCAAACCAAGAGTCTGTGAGGAAGCAAGTGAAGAGAATTCGGGATGAGCTCCATCGTAAGATCTCCGAAGgtaatttctatattttttttttcttgtaatttcaGTTTCTATAATAAATTAGAATTGCAATTGCATTGAATTTCAGTTTccaattaatttttgtgtcTCTGGAATGTTGAATGTTGTGTTTATTTTCAGCGTGTGGCATCGGACCACTGCCTATATGGTTTGATCGACAGGAGGTGATGTTGGCAACTTATTACCGCAATAGAGAGTATGAAGAGCTCAAGCTGTGGATCAAATTCCTGCGATACAATTTTGCTGACTGGAATAGAGCCAAGAAGAAATTGGCGAAAGCCAAACTGAATTTACCTGCTGGATTGAATGTGTCAAAGAAATTGATGGTGAAAAATGGGCTGGACGCTACAGCTGTGATGAAGAAGTCTAGAGCAAAGAACAGAGGTTGGATGGAAAAGAGAAGGGCTACTCTGTGCAACGTGGAGAGAGAATATTTCTTGGCAGAGGAAGGGCTTAATTGGCAGGTGGCAAGCATTTGCTTGTTTTCCATTTCACTCTATCGGTTGCTAAATGTGCCAGGGACGGTGGTGCCTATTGGTGACATAGATGACTTCCTGTCCTTGGAGGTCATTCATGCTATCTTTCCTTTGACAGAGGGTGTTCTTCTTCTATGCGAGTCTGATGATCTATTGGGGAAAATCAAGGAAAGAGCTACTCTGATTCATCTTCAGATCAACTCTCCTAAGGGCAAGTTCAGgggaaattgatttttttttgtgtgtttttagtAGTTAGTTTTACTATGACTTTGAAATAGGAGAAAAGGggaaattgattttttgtggGGTTTTTAGTTAAATCTACTATGAATTGTGTAAATTCCTATGCTTAGAGGGCTGTTCTAAGCAATTCTACAACTGATTCGGTTGAAATGAATAGAGGATATAATGTTTGAAACCCCAAATATGTGTTCAAATTTCATTAAGTTGGATCAAGCTTGAATTCCAtggtaatttaatttttaacttggAAAATTTAATGTTGTATTTTAACTTGGAATATTATTGTGAACCATCCATTCGAATTTCCCATCAAACCAATATTTAATCGGTTGTAGTGGGATTTCTTGCATGCGGTGTAGTTTGTTGTTCTGATGGCCTTATTTTATTAGTCTGCAGTTTTGGATCTTGAAGCTCCCAAGAATTGACAAATAAACTTACATTATAAAGGATGGACCTAAATTAGAAGGGACAGtcccaaataaaattatagaaattCAATTTTAAGACAACCACCAGACTaagataaccaaaaaaaaaagagttattctgTCTTGGCATCTCtactagaaaattttgtttttgtctttctcAATACTTCCAATCCAACCTCATCTATTTGGTAAAGACTAAAGATGGTGAAATCCCATCTGAATATCAAACTTTAATTTATAAACATCAAGCTTTATCCTTGAACACTCTTGAACATATCTTCAATTCTTTAAATGAAATAATCAATGGCATCATTAGTAATCAATGGCATCAATTGACAAATAAACTTTGTTTGTGTTCATCAATCATTCCCAAAACAGATCTTTACTGCACCTCCAAGACCAAATGGGCCTTGTTATAGGTTTTTGACCTTAATATAGGTTTGCtcacacatttcaacacattatGGGATAACATAACAGTGATAAAGTGATAACTGATAACACTCCTATTGTTGAATTAAAACCCATTGGCATTAAAATATTTTCGATGAGTTAACTAAACAGTAAACACATTCTTTATccttaaaaaagtaaaaagcaaaTAATTAAAGCTTTTTGGTAACAGTAACACAcgaaaagaaaatacaataaCAGATACATTCATCATAAATGTGCAAGCTGCACCCTCAACACACCATTGTAGCCAGAACTACAGTAAGCTGCATGAGACATACTTTTTCCCCTAAAAGCATGAGATATACCTACTGTCAATCACTACATTCAATGATAAACTTAAATAAACTTATGTGCTTCATTCTTGCAAAGTTGAAGCTAAGCTCACTCCATGAATACATTAAGGTTTAcatttcacaatacttttacacTATCACCATTTTAATCCTTGGTGGTAATGTTGTTTCGAGTTGCCTGGCACGAGTTAAAGCGGCTAATTTCGTCATAGGATCCCTAGTATTCTCCACAAAAGGTAACCGTGTGTCAATAATTATCGTCTCCAGTGACACAGCATTGTTGAGTACATCTAGGGCAAGCTCCATGTCATGTGTACCACCAACAAAACCAATCAATTCAAGCACCTTGAGGCATTGGTGTGGACATTTAGCCTTCTGTGCCTCAATTTTTCCAAGGTCATTATTTAGCCCTATCATCTGTCACAAAGAAGAAATAGCAGCGTTATGCTAAGTTAAAAGATAGAATGTTCAAAAAACTACTGGAATATAGGTATAGCAACACAATTAACAATGTTATCACCAATAACTAAAAGCAGCAGAGAAATAATGACTTTGGCATATGTTATAGGtcctctattttattatttttccttgttTGTTGAATAGAAGTAGGTTGTCTctgacttattaaaaaaaaaaaaaagaatagtaggTTGTCTCCTGTGCTGACTGTTGTAGGTTCTGTAACGCTTGAAATGGGCTTATTTCCAAAAGAATTTTAGAACATAATCATGACATTAGGAAAACAAAAGCATACTACAAGACCAATAAAACCCATTCTACCAATGTCTAAGAAGCCAACCAGTTGTAGCTTCCATTTGGAGAGCCAAGTGCTAGAGCTACTCATATGGACAAAAGTAGCTTTCCTAATCCACAAGCATCCACGATTATGACATTCCACTTAAAaaaagtaaccaaaaaaaaaaaaaaactgaaaacaaaacaGCACATGAAATAGGCTTAtcatggtttttatttatttattattttatacaagTAAAACAGGGTTATCATGATTATCTTTTATACTGAATTCTAACCAATAAATAATGGACTGATTTTATTTGCAGTGAACACTCATAAACTACAAGGGACAGATGCATCACAATGCACACAATAAGGGTGGAagagcacacacacacacatatataagatCTGTATCAAGCTACCGCTGGACTCTTTGGTTAAGTTACACCAATTAACATTTTAAAGATCCatcatacttattttttaacatgcatgccaaacTTTTTATTAATTGGAAGTTATTTACTATCTAATAGCTTGTCCAACTACAAAAACAATCCAGCTAATATGCATTAcaaaatgtgaaggaaaagaCAGCTAAGTGCTAAGCTCAAGTgaaaataaatcttaaaaaatcTCCAAACAATAAAGTCCATAActctaaaataataaacaataaagtAATAACAATATTTACCTCGAGTGTaaatttttgcaaaaagggAGATGCCTTCAGCAGGGAAGTGCAACAAAGGAGACTGTGGGCACGATATGAAGATACAATCAATGTTAATTTCTTGAGGCTTCTTAACTCTGGAAATTTGGGGAACCCCTGAAAAATTAaaccaagaaaaatgagaacattcatataaacaaacattgatgtttaggaaaaaaaagaagaaaaaagcacAACGGAGTTGACAATCATGAGTGTTTGTGTATAAGTGTTTTTATCACTAACCTCAACATACACCTTTAGTACAATTGTCTGCAGCTGAGAGAGATAACTTGAAATCGGGCAACATTTCTTCATAAAATCAAAAGCATACAAACCATCCATAGACACATCAACAAGATTGGGAACATC of the Quercus robur chromosome 10, dhQueRobu3.1, whole genome shotgun sequence genome contains:
- the LOC126702132 gene encoding uncharacterized protein LOC126702132, which encodes MAIPEAKKLCELVKSRAINLSEFLLPNQESVRKQVKRIRDELHRKISEACGIGPLPIWFDRQEVMLATYYRNREYEELKLWIKFLRYNFADWNRAKKKLAKAKLNLPAGLNVSKKLMVKNGLDATAVMKKSRAKNRGWMEKRRATLCNVEREYFLAEEGLNWQVASICLFSISLYRLLNVPGTVVPIGDIDDFLSLEVIHAIFPLTEGVLLLCESDDLLGKIKERATLIHLQINSPKGKFRGN